Genomic window (Ananas comosus cultivar F153 linkage group 1, ASM154086v1, whole genome shotgun sequence):
acacggtgaatgattcacagtgtccaatacaaatattcctacttagccaaaaaatgactaagtcgagttagttgtattggacacggtgaaccattcaccgtgtctaatacaattATATAgaacttagccattttttggcTAAGGCTGTATtagtattggacacggtgaacaaCTAACTCAACTTAGCCAGTTTTTGGCTAAGTggggatatttgtattggacatggtgaaccattcaccatgccCGCcggcgtggcgctgacgtggcacttGCGTAGCAGGGGCAGAGCCATTTTTGTAGATAAATTTTtaacagggccaattttaaaaaaaattttatcagggggctatttgcaaaaaaagccccctATATACGGTTGAGTCTCTTTCTATTATAGTTTTAAAAGCAGCATTTCAACGCTAATATACCTACTACAATACAATTACTAAAAAGACTACATATAATTcagatttagatttttttttctcaatttaacttttttaaaaattataagttatcAAATCAtctgtaaaaaatttatttgaccaGCGCGAAGAACAATCGAAAGGGGTTGTTCGGTTTccttgcaaaagcgcaaaagtTTAGTTTTTAGTTCATAGGTTTTGTTTCtggattcaaaatttagaaaatgaaaGTACTATTGTTTTTACAATTTTTCCCAGGTTCTAGAAAATTATTAGACACTGGAATATTTCTGTGAGGAAATCTAACAAACACTCACTAAGCGTCCTAATGGAtcaggagagagagatgggtttaCCGGGGGCGTCGATCTCGGGGACGACGCGGACGGCGAAGGAGAGGGCGAAGCGGAGGACGCGGCGGACGTCGCGGGGGGAGTAGGTGGCGGGGAAGGGGGTGGGGTAGGCGCCGCGGCGGGCGAGGTTGGGCTcggaggggagggagagggggaagGCCTGGGCGTCGGAGAGGTGCCAGTGGAGGACGTTCAGCTTGTTGTGCGCCATGGCGCGCACCGTGCGCATCACGTCGCACACCGGGTAGTAGCTCCGCGCCGCGTCCAGCACCACCCCGCGGTGCGGGTGCAGCGGCGCGTCCCGGATCTCCACCCCGGCCGGGACGACGacggcgccgtcgccggcgccggagcCGGGNGGACGGCGGTGGCGAGCTGGGAGAGGGTCTCGAGGCCGCGGATGGCGCCCCACGGGGTGGCGGCGGAGAGGTTGGCGGAGAGGTTGGCGGCGCCATGGGTGGGGatggggagggagaggaggtaggACTCGTTGGCGCCGGGGTGGAGAGGGGCGGAGAGGGAGGagacggagaggaggaggagggagaggggagCGGGGGAGATTGGGGGCGTCgggggagggaggagggggACGTGGCGctcgcggaggaggaggcggtggtAGCGGTAGAGGGCGCGGCGGAGAGGGGGGTGGAGGTGGATGGGGAAGAGGGGGAAGATGCGGAAggaaggggagagggagagggagaggtaggaggaattagggttagggttagggtttgggagcCAGGAAATGGAGGTGGGTTTGGGCCAAACGTTGATGGGAGGATGGGGAGTGGAGTGGATTAAGGATGGTGTAATAATGGCGATTAtgacgaggaggaggatgagggagGAGGTGGTCATTGTATATTTGTATTGTTTATTTGGTGGGTTTTGGGAGGAAGTTTGGGAAAGTTTATAAAAGGGTAATAAAAAGGggctttttttcaatttagcctccggataaattttattttaaaaatagtcctgtcaaaatttaatttgtaaaaatggctCTGGTCTTGCCAcacaggcgccacgtcagcgccatgcgGGCAGGACTGGAGCCagtgtattaagttgaacacggtgaaccattcaccgtgttcaaacacgacgaatcattcaccgtgtttcatatttatattcattttcttcttttttagggATGTTAACTGATTGGGTTTggatcggatttttaaaaacccgaaatcaaattcgaaaatcaaattaaaatcagaACACGAATCCAAGTCGGGcgagttttaaaaatccatacttatatccatatattaaagttaaatggatatggatttttaaaacccgccaggtttggattcgggttcggattttaatttaactttcggattcggattcggattcgggtttttgaaaatccgatccaaacccgaccGGTTGACATatctaaaaaagaagaaaaggaatataaatatgttcaccgtgtttgaacacggtgaatgatttattgtgttcaacttaacacactggcccCAGTCCTGCCTGCGTGGCGCTAACATGGCGCTTACGTGGCAGGGGCAagactatttttgcaaattaaattttgacaagactatttttaaaataaaattttttcaggaagccatttgcaaaaaaaagccgTATAAAAAGAGTATGGTGGGACTTTTGGGTTGACTAATAATAACAGTTCGACTATAGAATGACAAAATCAATTTGATATGAAACTCTTTAAGGCCAAAAGcacaaaaatcatgaaattgtAGGTAAGTTACTTAAGTAATAATCCATGCCCTCAACATCTCAAGCAAATCTCTAGAGTTACATATTTACATTGCAAGAGTTTAAGCCCAAGATGTTGATTTATGAGGTAACAACGGCCAACAGTAGGGATGTTCCTGCTGGGTAATACAAACGCACGGCAGATACAGAacagaaaaatgagaaaaaataaaggaaaaaacacacacacacacacacacaaagaagGGCCTCATAGAGTGTATGTATATTTTGGTGCTGTGTTGCCTTGTAAGTGATGAATCGGAGTACGCCAATTCTGATAAGGAGAGGTTATGCTTGTATTATGCAGCTGGACGTCGAGGTTGGAAATTGGAAATATGTACTATAAACAACCAAAATCTCAACCACCCCGCAATTTGATCTCATTGTGATCACGTGACGCATCACAGCCACCTATCCTGATTTTCAGATCCTGTACAAATATGTTCGAGAATCCTGCAAGAGATTTTGCTTTGTGCACGAGTATTGACCTAAGATTTTTCAGCCTTCGATGGGGATGAATTCTTTGATGTTCTCCCGCTCTTTAGAAGGACATCGTAGTTCATAGATGCCAGTTGTGACAGGTTCTGTAAACATGAAATAACAACTCAAGATGAGCTTATAAGAAAAGAATTATACTATTTAGTTCAAAATGAGCATACAAGAATTACACTATTTAGTCAAAGGTTTAGACCCCAATTATGTGTGTAATGAATTATGTATGAAGTTGAAAATAGGAAAGAGTTTGTGTTAATGAATATAGCTACCAATTTTACGATACAAAAAAGCTTACAGTAAAGATTgtaacagaaaaggaaaaaagaagaagaagaagaagaa
Coding sequences:
- the LOC109716309 gene encoding beta-hexosaminidase 2-like, translated to MTTSSLILLLVIIAIITPSLIHSTPHPPINVWPKPTSISWLPNPNPNPNSSYLSLSLSPSFRIFPLFPIHLHPPLRRALYRYHRLLLRERHVPLLPPPTPPISPAPLSLLLLSVSSLSAPLHPGANESYLLSLPIPTHGAANLSANLSAATPWGAIRGLETLSQLATAVXPA